The window AAGTTTATTCGATGAGCAGATAGTAGATGGAATACTTACAATTCATTAAGTATGAATTACAAGATGGATAGCTTGGCTTGGACTGGAAGTAAATCAAGAGACTAAGTGATGATTAGGTATAATCAAATTCGAGAAATGGAGCAGCAATAGTGTCAACCACTCATCATCTTCCTACAGACAACAGAGGACATATTGCTTCAGTGTCGCTGGACGAAGGAAGTTTGGTCATACTCCGGAATACAAATCCATTAAaatggattaataccacaaaaaattacaaactggTACATCTATAACAAATGAAGGGTAAAACACTAAACTGGTAAACCTATAAACTACCAACGTGTCAACCAACTTAACAATTtcatagtaaaatttaacgaaaattaacataATTTAACGAAACTAACATTAGATAAATTTGTCCcatatgtaccaatttgggcttttggtggttaaaaaattagtttgggatataTTTGTACCGATTTTTCAATATGGGATTTATGGCATTAACCCTATAAATTAACCCCTCATTCTCGTGTTTGCCCCTTCTTTTAATGAACAAAAAGTAGGTAACTGTTCATATGATTTATTTCGACTCTTTGTGATAGAAATTCATGGATTTTGTTCCGATAAGTTTATTGACTTTGTCTTTACTTTTTCATTGAACAGGGAACGTTATATCTTTCGGTCTTTACCTCTCCCCATGGTAAACTTCACTCAccctcttattattattttaaacaTGCAATACTATAAGTAGAGCCATCTCAATTCGTGAGTGTGGCgtatcacaatttttttttttttttttgatcttaTAGGTACATGTGGTTGGACTTACTAGATCTATTGATGTTGATGCACTTTCTTGTATGTCACCCACATCTAATACAATGGATGTATTACATGTCTTTgttgtgacaaaaaaaaaaaaactaatttaagttAATGTTCATGAAACATCATCCAACTTGGTGATTATGTCACGTCAATTGAACTTGCTAGAGAGAATCCTGTATTAGATGTTTTCCTAGGTTATAATGCATTAATGTATAGTGCTCTCGATTATTAATATTTCTATATCTATTTTGGTTGGCAGTCCaacattttataaaatcattgAGAACAAGTCGGTGGGGGAATTTAAGGTAGATCCTTACCTTGCTACCGTGTTGAACTGCACCTTCTGGCTTATCTATGGCTTGCCCTTTGTGCACCCTGATAGAATCCTTGTCCTCACCATCAACCCCATCGCTCTTATGATAGAGCTCATCTACATCGGCATCTTCTTTTACTATGCTCCAAACCAGGAAAGGGTATGTACTTGATATGTCTTTGAACTTTAttgattcattattttttatctagGTTTTTTGATATTTACCTTCAAAATTGTCTTACCGATAGCTTTTCTACTTATACCATGCTATTTGAATAGAAATCCACCGATAAAAGTTCCACTTATGCATTCCAAGTTTTTTACAATAATTGGATACATTGTGTcactaaattcaaatttattcacataaaaCACTGTTGGCATACAATAATTATAGATGCACTATAGTTAgtcttgttctttttatttttccttaatttgatatttatttagtttGCTACTCCTATAAATTTTTCTAGTGAAACGTCCGTGATTATGTTATGTCCTATTTATGTAACATTCATCCAATGAACTGAAATGTGTTACATATCTTGGTTTTCCGTCAATATGCCTTAAGTCAGGGCGCCTTAGTTTTGTATACCGTTTTCTAGACACTCCAATATCCAAACATTGCAGTGTAAAACACTCATTCCGTCCTAGGTACTTTGACAAACTTCAAAACATTGCAATTGATGGtggcaattctttcttttggcagAAGAAGGTGGTCTATTGGCTCTGTGGGGAAGTTGTCTTCGTTGCTACAGTGTCACTGGTTTTCCTGTTGGTTTTTCATGACCACAAGAGAAGAATCCTTGCTTTTGGAATCATCTGCGATGTGTTCAACATCATAATGTACAGCTCCCCTCTTACCATCATGGTACGTACACATCCATGCCCTTCCCTCGTTATAacctaaaaattagtttgtcaCTTGTCAGATTGTTTTGTCACTTTCTTTGCTTTATTTACTGCAGAAAAAAGTGATCTGCACAAAAAGTGTGGAGTACATGCCATTCTATCTCTCCCTAGCCAACTTTCTCAATGGCTGTGTGTGGACTGCATATGCCCTCATCAAGCTCGACATCTTCATTCTCGTAATTGAAATGGAGTTTGAATTAGTTTCAACGCTTCTTCTTTCGAACTCAAGAGGAATTAAAAGAAATCACCACATACACGAATCTTTGATCTAACAATCATGCATAACTTGGGAACAACCTGCAGATTAGCAACGGGCTTGGGGTGCTATCCGGTGCGGTGCAGCTCATACTCTACGGATGCTACTTCAAGTCCACGCTGAGAGATGAGAATGTGGTTGACGTGAAGGCTTCTCAACTCCAGCTCTCTGTTTCTGATGGACCAGCTAGAGTGTGATCAAGGAACATTACCCCCACTCCACGATATGCTTAGCTCTCTGTCTAAAAATTCTGGGCACTTGTCGCTAGGGCTaagttgggaaaaagaaaaaagaacttgtAGTAGTTGTTGGGGATAATTAGGGATTTctctaaaataatttcttatattagagaTATTTAATAATTCTAATAATTCTCTATATTTCTCAATGTTGAGCGTATATCTCAATTGATATGTTTTCTTAAATAGTCATCTAATAAAACCTATAAATAAACTTATCTATTCTTCttcaataaatattgaaatatactGAAATTTCCCCAATCTATTTTCCATGTATTATTTTCTTAACTACAGTAGTGATTAGATgttaggtttttttctttttttcactctttttggAACCTAAAGATGGTAACTTTTCAAGTAGGTTTGTAGCATCACACGACCCGTCCATACTCATCAACTCGACTCTTCTCGCCTTCGAATGCAATCCTTTTTTTCTCAGTTAATTGGGCAAATTTGGGATATGAAACGACACAAAAGAATTTactggttaaaaaaaaaatgagtaagatagaaggagaaaatattgggtgccTCAGCAATAGACATGTGGAACTTGCACAAGTCCACTCAACCCTCGACATGCGTCATCTGCGGCCCACTTTGcgaaaaatttcagattttctctctcccctccctgCGTTACTTTTTATCCCTTTTCTCTGTTACTTTTTCTCTCAAGTCTCTTGCAAACGCACCACAAACACTCTCTCCTCTGTAAcaacctccctctctctctcttccccgtCGCAGAGATTGAAGAAGAGCCTTCGACGCCGGTCATGATTCCACCCCCTCTCAATCTCGTCCGCGACACCCTTGATGATCGCCTCCAGGTCTCGCTGAGCTCCTGGGAAGTAGCGGATCATCCGGTCGAGAGTCCCAAAAGCTTCACCTCCTTGATTCTGAATTTTGAGGCCTTTGAGGACCCCTACTCTCAGGCCACTATGGCCATGAGCTTGAAGTTCAAGTGGCCATTGCCACGAGATTGAGGCCGAGCTTGAAACTCGAGCGGCCAAGATTACCCAAGCTTCAGGTTCAAGGCCAAGCTCCATGGCCAAAGCAGCCAGCTTGGGCTACAACTTGAGCTCGGGCAGAtgcaagaggaaagaaaaaaaaagcaattactaaacagagagagagagagtaacggAGAGAGTGAGGAgacaaaaatctgaaatttgtGGTGGTTCTGTACTTGAAGATGGAAAAAGAGAGTtgagagaaaagaggagagaaaaggtaAACGCAAAGAAGGGAGAAAATCACTAGGGTTTGTCTGGCCACATTTCCAATATGAAAGGGCAATgtgagggttcaaatccccattgaagacaatttagttttaagtaTGAGTTTTAACTTTTACGCCCTATAAGAAAGCGGActaaaagtttgaaaatgaaagttaaagtaggagtagagtaggataaacaaaaaaaaaaaaaaaagagaaaagtctGAAATTTTCTGCAATGTGGGCTTGTGGAGACACATGTCAAGTGTTTAGTGGACTTGTGCAAGTCTGACACATCTGaggtacccaatattttcttggaaggAAGAACCCTAAAAAAGTGAAAGAgatataaagtaaaaaaaaaatagaatgagTGTAGGAGAAAATATATTCTGCCTCATCAATTGCTGACATGGCATGCATTTGTTAGTCATGTCCTATAATACAATGACATGTGTATATTGAATtcgaataaaaaattattttggataagAAATTTTACCTAATTTGAATATTGTACGGATATTGCTTCCCAATTTGAATTTGTTGACGACTAGCGGACGGTGGTTCACAATAGCATGGCTATGATGATGGTTCAACCAAGTATCTTGTCACAATGAGAATTCATGGCAATGGACTTCTTCTTACCTTAGTTTTATATACAGTTTTTTACCCACTCCAATGTCCAAATTTTGCACTGTACAAACTCTCATTCCATTCAAGGTACTTTGACAAATTTCACAACATTAAGGTTGATGATggtatttattatatattaatGTTGACTTctaacttctttttttggcaaaagaaGGTGATGTATTGGCTCTGCGATGTCGTTGCCACGGTGTCACTGGCGATCCTACTGGTTTTTCACTACCCCAAGAGAAGAATCCTGGCCTTTGGAATTATTTACAACGTGTTCAACAGCTCACCTCCTACCGTCATGCTACATATACATCCATATCCATTCCCTCATTGTAAACTAAAACCTCAATTTAGCAATCCCAACAAATGCTAACCccttcattccttttttttcccctctttctttACCTTTATCTGCTGCAGAAAAAAAGTAATCACCTGTGAAGTACATACCCTTTTATCTCTCGCTAGCCAACTTTCTCAATGGCTGCATGTGGACTACGTATGCCCTCATCAAGCTCGACGTCTTCATTCTAGTCAATTGAAACAAAACTTGAATGAATTTCAaccttttttacttttgaagtCAAGAAGCATGAGTATGCAAAGAAACCAACACATACACGATTAACATGGGAAAACCCTGCAGATTAGCAATGGTCTTGGGGCGTTATTCGATGCAACGCAGCTCATACTCTACTGTTGCTACTTTAGGTCCACACCGGGAGATGAGAAGGTTGTCCGACCgaaggcttctcaaatccagCTCTTCGTTTTTTATGGACCGGACAGAGCGTAATCAGGAACATCACCCCAACTGTTGCTCTCTGTCTAAAAAATCTGGGCACTTATCTCGTGTTTATAGCCGTTTTCCCTTTTTCTGCATTAAGCTAGGGCTGTGAGGAAAAACAATTGCAATAGTGATTAGATGTTAGTTGTTCTGACCTATTTTGGAACTTGATGATGGTAACCTACCGAGATCGCAGCTTCTTAGGCTGCACAttgtaacgtttctatttctcccaatttttattcttttgaatcttggaacaaaaaaagaataaaaacctgtttggtaaaatatttattcccggaacaatttctctattttttttttcccggaaacagtttttgagaaacaaaaaaagtaacttcttgttttcaaaacaatttctaaaaataagctgattttctttttttttcttttgtttctctctcttaccACGGCCACCTATAATCGCCCGAGCCACCGCCgattgccgccaccgccgccgccaccgccaccgtcgACCGCTGCCGCCCATTGTCGCCCACTACCACCGCTGCACGACCACCTACCGCCAACCGTCATTAGCAAAGAGGTGGTGGCCGATGGGCTCTGCGGTGACGATCGTCGCTGCaaggccggcggcggcgacagtGGCAAAGAACAAATGACAGCGGCGCGATCAAGCGGTCAACAATCCATTCTATCccaagagtaaaaattttgtgtaattatcaaacgggttcttttattccaaaattgttccccggaatagaaatagaaaataactatttctttaaaaaaaaaaaaaaacttttcccaTCCAAtaagcgttgtcatgcgcagccttaatCGTTTTCTAACTCAAAAGTGAACGAGACTCGTGTTGgcatttttgctttttaatgCTTGACAATCTGTCGGTGGTTTTTCAACTGGAGAAGGGAACGATGGGGTTGGCCTAACATGTTTCTTTGTTCCTTCCAAGCGGCGCATGTTATGCCCGTGTTCCCGAATCTCAATTTATGTAATCTTTCAACGCAGCCTCATCATGGACTTAAGCCGAAATAAGAGATCTGATAATGCGACAAGGCCCATTTCGGGTTGAGCCGCTTAGCCCAACAGAAATCATTCTCTCAGCCCAACATGACCCTCATCAACTCAACTCTTCTCGTCTTCGAGTTCGAGCTTTCTTTTCCTCGGTTAATTGGGCAAATTTGGGATATGAAACAGAAACACAAGGAACCTTAACCTCGGAGAagaggaaaaaccaaaaaaaaaaaggcccaagCGAGCATGGCCTACGCCCGTGGCTTGTGGTTGCCAAGGCCATGCGACACGAGGGCTATGGCTGGTTACAAACCTCTGTGACTAGCCATTGAACCCCCAAACTTTGTAGGTCGGCTCAATCTGGGCTTGAGCTCACGCAGCGGTCACCGCTGGCCTCGGATATGAGGTCCGCTACGGCCCCCAAAGGAGCAACGGCGACACGCGGTGGCGAGGGCGAGGGGGAGACGTAGTGGTGAGTGCTGAACTAAGCAAAAGCCGCTTGGTTGAGGAGAGAGGAAGTAGGTTGGTATTGGGTTTTAGTAGGGTGGAGGCAATTTAGGAAATGAATGGCAATTTGATATTACGTGTGGGTAAGAAATGAAACTTGAAACCCATTGC of the Eucalyptus grandis isolate ANBG69807.140 chromosome 10, ASM1654582v1, whole genome shotgun sequence genome contains:
- the LOC104423900 gene encoding bidirectional sugar transporter SWEET4 produces the protein MVMAKAARNTVGILGNVISFGLYLSPCPTFYKIIENKSVGEFKVDPYLATVLNCTFWLIYGLPFVHPDRILVLTINPIALMIELIYIGIFFYYAPNQERKKVVYWLCGEVVFVATVSLVFLLVFHDHKRRILAFGIICDVFNIIMYSSPLTIMKKVICTKSVEYMPFYLSLANFLNGCVWTAYALIKLDIFILISNGLGVLSGAVQLILYGCYFKSTLRDENVVDVKASQLQLSVSDGPARV